The Brassica napus cultivar Da-Ae chromosome C7, Da-Ae, whole genome shotgun sequence genome has a segment encoding these proteins:
- the LOC125590615 gene encoding glutathione S-transferase T3-like, with translation MIVAKYLHHKCLFLLLNEVKTYTLVQTLLENNCDAFWKRVVAYFAASPKLAGCEVREAGHCKQRWHKINDLVGKFCGAYEAVIRERSSGHNENDVLKLAHEIFFTNHNKKFTLEHAWKELRNDPKWCDLATSKMERSSKRRKVDEAAQSSTCQATETNSTDQATARPPGVKASKGHGKQNIKA, from the exons ATGATAGTGGCGAAGTATCTTCATCACAAGTGCCTCTTTTTGCTACTCAACGAAGTGAAGACTTACACTTTGGTGCAGACTCTGCTGGAGAAC AACTGTGATGCTTTCTGGAAAAGAGTGGTGGCATACTTTGCTGCCAGTCCTAAGCTCGCCGGTTGTGAAGTGAGGGAGGCAGGTCATTGTAAGCAGCGGTGGCACAAGATCAATGATCTTGTTGGCAAGTTTTGTGGAGCTTATGAAGCTGTAATCCGAGAGAGAAGCAGCGGACATAATGAGAATGATGTGCTCAAGCTTGCTCATGAAATCTTCTTCACCAACCACAACAAGAAATTCACCCTTGAGCATGCGTGGAAAGAGTTGCGCAATGACCCGAAATGGTGCGATCTTGCCACTTCTAAAATGGAGAGAAGCTCTAAAAGGAGGAAGGTTGACGAGGCTGCACAATCATCAACTTGTCAAGCAACTGAAACTAATAGTACTGATCAAGCTACTGCTCGTCCCCCGGGTGTGAAGGCATCAAAGGGGCATGGCAAGCAAAATATCAAGGCATAG
- the LOC106349248 gene encoding beta-1,4-mannosyl-glycoprotein 4-beta-N-acetylglucosaminyltransferase-like isoform X1 has protein sequence MSDGYYNSKKTDDICDDVCGQQGSKAAATISRLKCVLRGFDVRTLLCLFILMPFAIFAIYLHGQKLTYFFRPLWESPPKPFHTIPHYHTENATMQSLCRLHGWGVRDSPRRVYDAVLFSNEIDLLTVRWKELYPYVTQFVLLESNSTFTGLPKPFVFKSNKDQFAFVEERLTYGNIGGRFRKGENPFVEEAFQRVALDKLLRIAGIEEDDLLIMSDVDEIPSVHTINLLRWCDDIPPVLHLQLKNYLYSFEYYVDSKSWRASVHRYSPGKTRYAHFRQSDVMLSDSGWHCSFCFRYINDFVFKMKAYSHSDRVRFSHYLNPIRIQDVICKGTDLFDMLPEEYTFKEMIGKMGPVPRSYSAVHLPSYLLENAEKYKYLLPGNCVRERQTW, from the exons ATGTCCGATGGTTATTACAATTCGAAGAAGACCGATGATATCTGCGACGATGTTTGTGGACAG CAGGGCTCTAAAGCAGCAGCAACAATCTCACGCCTCAAATGCGTCCTCCGAGGCTTCGACGTCAGAACTCTCCTCTGCCTCTTCATCCTCATGCCCTTCGCCATCTTCGCAATCTACCTCCACGGCCAAAAGCTCACTTACTTCTTCAGACCCCTCTGGGAATCCCCTCCAAAGCCCTTCCACACCATCCCCCACTACCACACCGAGAACGCAACCATGCAATCTCTCTGCCGCCTCCACGGCTGGGGAGTCAGAGACTCACCTCGCCGCGTTTACGACGCGGTTCTCTTCAGCAACGAGATAGACCTCTTGACCGTCCGCTGGAAAGAGCTTTACCCTTACGTTACACAGTTCGTCCTCCTCGAGTCAAACTCCACCTTCACCGGTTTGCCTAAACCGTTTGTCTTCAAAAGCAACAAAGACCAGTTCGCCTTCGTGGAGGAGCGGCTGACCTACGGGAACATCGGAGGACGGTTTAGAAAAGGAGAGAACCCTTTCGTCGAGGAGGCCTTTCAGCGTGTGGCGTTGGATAAGCTTCTTAGAATCGCTGGCATTGAAGAGGATGATCTTCTGATCATGTCGGACGTCGATGAGATTCCCAGCGTTCACACCATCAACCTCTTGAGATGGTGCGACGATATCCCTCCGGTCCTTCACCTCCAGCTTAAGAATTATTTATACTCTTTCGAGTACTACGTCGACAGCAAGAGCTGGAGAGCTTCTGTGCACCGTTACAGTCCGGGGAAGACTCGGTACGCGCATTTTCGACAGAGCGATGTGATGTTATCTGACTCTGGATGGCACTGCAGCTTCTGTTTCCGctatataaatgattttgtgTTCAAGATGAAGGCTTACAGTCACTCGGACCGTGTCAGATTTTCTCATTACCTGAATCCCATTAGGATTCAGGATGTTATATGCAAAGGAACTGATTTGTTTGACATGTTGCCTGAGGAGTACACGTTCAAGGAGATGATTGGTAAAATGGGGCCTGTGCCTCGCTCTTATTCGGCTGTTCATCTACCTTCTTACCTGCTGGAGAACGCTGAGAAGTATAAGTACTTGTTACCTGGTAATTGCGTGAGAGAAAGACAGACATGGTAA
- the LOC106349248 gene encoding beta-1,4-mannosyl-glycoprotein 4-beta-N-acetylglucosaminyltransferase-like isoform X2: MSDGYYNSKKTDDICDDVCGQGSKAAATISRLKCVLRGFDVRTLLCLFILMPFAIFAIYLHGQKLTYFFRPLWESPPKPFHTIPHYHTENATMQSLCRLHGWGVRDSPRRVYDAVLFSNEIDLLTVRWKELYPYVTQFVLLESNSTFTGLPKPFVFKSNKDQFAFVEERLTYGNIGGRFRKGENPFVEEAFQRVALDKLLRIAGIEEDDLLIMSDVDEIPSVHTINLLRWCDDIPPVLHLQLKNYLYSFEYYVDSKSWRASVHRYSPGKTRYAHFRQSDVMLSDSGWHCSFCFRYINDFVFKMKAYSHSDRVRFSHYLNPIRIQDVICKGTDLFDMLPEEYTFKEMIGKMGPVPRSYSAVHLPSYLLENAEKYKYLLPGNCVRERQTW; the protein is encoded by the exons ATGTCCGATGGTTATTACAATTCGAAGAAGACCGATGATATCTGCGACGATGTTTGTGGACAG GGCTCTAAAGCAGCAGCAACAATCTCACGCCTCAAATGCGTCCTCCGAGGCTTCGACGTCAGAACTCTCCTCTGCCTCTTCATCCTCATGCCCTTCGCCATCTTCGCAATCTACCTCCACGGCCAAAAGCTCACTTACTTCTTCAGACCCCTCTGGGAATCCCCTCCAAAGCCCTTCCACACCATCCCCCACTACCACACCGAGAACGCAACCATGCAATCTCTCTGCCGCCTCCACGGCTGGGGAGTCAGAGACTCACCTCGCCGCGTTTACGACGCGGTTCTCTTCAGCAACGAGATAGACCTCTTGACCGTCCGCTGGAAAGAGCTTTACCCTTACGTTACACAGTTCGTCCTCCTCGAGTCAAACTCCACCTTCACCGGTTTGCCTAAACCGTTTGTCTTCAAAAGCAACAAAGACCAGTTCGCCTTCGTGGAGGAGCGGCTGACCTACGGGAACATCGGAGGACGGTTTAGAAAAGGAGAGAACCCTTTCGTCGAGGAGGCCTTTCAGCGTGTGGCGTTGGATAAGCTTCTTAGAATCGCTGGCATTGAAGAGGATGATCTTCTGATCATGTCGGACGTCGATGAGATTCCCAGCGTTCACACCATCAACCTCTTGAGATGGTGCGACGATATCCCTCCGGTCCTTCACCTCCAGCTTAAGAATTATTTATACTCTTTCGAGTACTACGTCGACAGCAAGAGCTGGAGAGCTTCTGTGCACCGTTACAGTCCGGGGAAGACTCGGTACGCGCATTTTCGACAGAGCGATGTGATGTTATCTGACTCTGGATGGCACTGCAGCTTCTGTTTCCGctatataaatgattttgtgTTCAAGATGAAGGCTTACAGTCACTCGGACCGTGTCAGATTTTCTCATTACCTGAATCCCATTAGGATTCAGGATGTTATATGCAAAGGAACTGATTTGTTTGACATGTTGCCTGAGGAGTACACGTTCAAGGAGATGATTGGTAAAATGGGGCCTGTGCCTCGCTCTTATTCGGCTGTTCATCTACCTTCTTACCTGCTGGAGAACGCTGAGAAGTATAAGTACTTGTTACCTGGTAATTGCGTGAGAGAAAGACAGACATGGTAA
- the LOC125589743 gene encoding CRM-domain containing factor CFM9, mitochondrial-like, with protein sequence MLTTRSLSLSRTCKWSLSSLLQSDSSRNLVLSSNPVTSNVMLQPGSSNEFNSSSLMHQVFKGWSRAMSTSRGRSMRSKVESRMRKESGKTLREIRRAKKLKKKLMTDEERLIYNLKRAKKKVALLLQKLKKYDLPELPSPVHDPELFTPEQTQAFKKIGFKNKNYVPVGVRGVFGGVVQNMHMHWKFHETVQVCCDNFPKEKIKEMATMIARLSGGVVINIHNVKTIIMFRGRNYRQPKNLIPVNTLTKRKALFKARFEQALESQKLNIKKTEQQLRRMGVNPEDPVAMASIQRVASTFFNAIDKKEGSPYVFHGDKQSERGTSVVNTEETEPADEDSDQEELDRFIAEIEEAADKEWEEEEAAEQEESGRIRYWNREEFAGRSRGPEMRSYGDSSHGFRRSERDTRSQRRSNDGDDDDDDNDTDQLDSEDDDEIPKRFDRPRSNTRRQGQGQDFMRRSHDPRPRVRSDEDVLSDLDNTMWDSGDEEDAPANYISSSDEEDEDENKTKQPRFSNNNSKTKSGKQRDEDWDSD encoded by the exons ATGTTGACGACGAGGAGTCTGAGTCTCTCGAGAACTTGTAAATGGTCTTTATCGTCTCTCCTTCAATCCGATTCCTCCAG GAATCTGGTTTTGTCATCGAATCCGGTTACAAGCAATGTGATGCTTCAGCCTGGCAGCTCTAATGAATTCAACTCCAGTTCATTGATGCATCAAGTCTTCAAGGGATGGTCTCGAGCTATGTCTACATCGAGAGGAAGGAGCATGAGGAGTAAAGTAGAGAGTAGGATGCGGAAAGAGTCTGGTAAGACGTTAAGAGAGATTAGGAGAGCTAAGAAGTTGAAGAAGAAACTCATGACTGATGAAGAAAGACTCATTTACAACCTCAAAAGG GCCAAAAAGAAAGTTGCGCTTCTATTGCAAAAGCTCAAGAAGTACGATCTCCCTGAGCTGCCATCCCCTGTTCATGATCCTGAGCTTTTCACACCGGAACAGACTCAAGCGTTCAAGAAAATCGGTTTCAAGAATAAAAACTACGTCCCTGTTGGTGTTCGTGGAGTCTTTGGGGGAGTGGTCCAAAACATGCATATGCACTGGAAGTTTCATGAGACGGTGCAGGTTTGTTGCGATAACTTTCCAAAGGAGAAGATCAAAGAGATGGCTACCATGATAGCGAGACTTAGCGGTGGGGTAGTCATTAATATACATAACGTGAAGACTATTATTATGTTCCGTGGTAGAAACTACAGGCAGCCCAAGAACCTAATCCCTGTCAACACTCTCACTAAACGCAAG GCTTTGTTTAAAGCGAGATTTGAGCAAGCACTTGAATCTCAGAAGCTGAACATCAAGAAAACAGAACAGCAACTAAGGAGAATGGGTGTTAACCCCGAAGATCCTGTTGCCATGGCTAGCATCCAGAGAGTGGCCTCAACGTTCTTCAACGCAATTGACAAAAAAGAAGGAAGTCCATATGTCTTCCATGGAGATAAGCAATCAGAGCGAGGGACTAGTGTGGTGAATACGGAAGAAACAGAACCGGCTGATGAAGATAGTGACCAGGAGGAGCTGGACAGATTCATAGCTGAGATAGAAGAGGCGGCAGACAAGGAGTGGGAGGAAGAGGAAGCTGCGGAGCAAGAGGAATCTGGTAGAATCAGGTATTGGAACCGTGAGGAGTTTGCAGGAAGAAGCAGAGGACCTGAGATGCGTAGCTACGGAGACTCGAGTCATGGCTTTAGAAGAAGTGAGAGGGATACACGTAGCCAGAGGAGATCCAacgatggtgatgatgatgatgatgataatgacaCTGATCAATTGGATtctgaggatgatgatgagatCCCAAAGAGGTTTGATAGGCCAAGATCAAATACAAGAAGGCAGGGTCAGGGACAGGATTTTATGAGAAGAAGCCATGATCCTCGACCTCGAGTGAGGAGTGATGAAGATGTGTTGAGTGATCTTGATAACACAATGTGGGATtcaggagatgaagaagatgcaCCAGCTAATTATATTTCGAGCAGCGACGAGGAGGACGAAGatgaaaacaaaactaaacaacCAAGGTTCAGTAACAACAATTCGAAGACCAAGAGTGGAAAACAAAGGGATGAGGATTGGGATAGTGATTAG
- the LOC106410486 gene encoding serine/threonine-protein kinase HT1-like: MGSASGFYSNEGFELDPKWLVDPRHLFVGPKIGEGAHAKVYEGKYRNQTVAIKIIKRGESPEEIAKRDSRFAREIAMLSKVQHKNLVKFIGACKEPMMVIVTELLLGGTLRKYLVSLRPKRLDIRLAVAFALDIARAMECLHSHGIIHRDLKPENLILSADHKTVKLADFGLAREESLTEMMTAETGTYRWMAPELYSTVTLRHGEKKHYNHKVDAYSFAIVLWELILNKLPFEGMSNLQAAYAAAFKNLRPSAEDLPGELGLIVTSCWKEDPNERPNFTEIIQMLLRYLSTVSPPQIVPPPVRRVFSSENVVFSPDSPGTCSLMNVREKDGSGQNVNAADSSEKETKGSFFFCCS; this comes from the exons ATGGGATCTGCAAGTGGGTTTTACTCAAACGAAGGGTTTGAATTGGATCCTAAATGGCTGGTTGATCCTCGTCATCTCTTTGTTGGTCCCAAGATCGGCGAAGGAGCTCATGCCAAAGTTTATGAGGGAAA GTATAGAAACCAAACAGTGGCGATTAAGATCATCAAAAGAGGAGAGTCCCCTGAAGAGATTGCCAAAAGAGACAGCCGGTTTGCAAGAGAGATTGCCATGTTGTCTAAAGTCCAGCACAAGAACTTAGTCAAG ttCATTGGAGCGTGCAAAGAACCTATGATGGTTATAGTCACCGAGCTTCTACTAGGCGGTACATTGCGTAAATATCTAGTCAGCTTGCGGCCAAAGCGTTTGGATATACGTTTGGCTGTAGCGTTTGCTCTTGACATTGCTCGTGCTATGGAATGTTTGCATTCCCATGGAATCATTCACCGCGATCTCAAACCAG AGAATTTGATCTTATCTGCGGATCATAAAACCGTAAAACTCGCTGATTTCGGTTTAGCGAGAGAAGAATCATTAACCGAAATGATGACCGCAGAGACTGGTACATATCGTTGGATGGCCCCTGAg CTATACAGTACGGTTACACTAAGACATGGAGAGAAGAAACATTATAACCATAAAGTAGATGCTTACAGCTTCGCCATCGTCTTGTGGGAACTCATCCTCAACAAGTTACCATTTGAAGGCATGTCTAATCTACAAGCAGCCTATGCCGCTGCCTTCAAG AACTTGAGGCCTAGTGCAGAGGATTTACCAGGGGAGTTAGGGCTGATAGTGACATCATGCTGGAAAGAAGATCCTAACGAACGGCCAAACTTCACTGAGATAATTCAAATGCTCCTCCGTTACCTCTCCACCGTTTCCCCTCCGCAGATCGTTCCTCCTCCGGTGAGACGTGTTTTCTCGTCGGAAAACGTGGTTTTCTCACCGGATTCTCCTGGAACTTGTTCGCTGATGAATGTGAGAGAGAAAGATGGTTCAGGTCAGAACGTTAACGCTGCTGATTCGTCGGAGAAGGAAACAAAaggaagcttcttcttctgctgctcatag